A genomic region of Phocoena sinus isolate mPhoSin1 chromosome 18, mPhoSin1.pri, whole genome shotgun sequence contains the following coding sequences:
- the LOC116743026 gene encoding neural Wiskott-Aldrich syndrome protein-like — protein MRPRARILSASFPPPAAWPPSLCRGPRKRRPQGSRPPGPPDTPGIAAHNCTFPSQKTSPAVERGPARRPHLRPDFAARRSLSGGVRCAPAPPPEIRSPERNLLVCLGSMEFRFMLLKPYPGAHVDVVTVRRR, from the exons ATGCGCCCCCGCGCCCGCATCCTGTCCGCATCCTTCCCGCCTCCGGCCGCCTGGCCGCCTTCCCTCTGCCGGGGCCCCAGGAAGAGGCGCCCCCAGGGCTCGCGGCCGCCCGGCCCGCCTGACACACCAGGAATAGCTGCTCACAACTGCACCTTTCCCAGCCAAAAAACGTCCCCCGCGGTGGAGCGCGGCCCAGCCCGCCGCCCTCACCTGCGGCCCGACTTCGCAGCGCGCCGCTCCCTCTCCGGCGGAGTCCGCTGCGCGCCCGCCCCGCCGCCAG AAATCAGATCTCCGGAAAGGAACCTGCTCGTCTGTCTAGGCTCCATGGAATTTCGCTTCATGCTCCTGAAGCCCTATCCGGGCGCACACGTTGATGTTGTCACTGTTAGAAGAAGATAA